Within Phaeodactylum tricornutum CCAP 1055/1 chromosome 15, whole genome shotgun sequence, the genomic segment GCTTTTCCCCATCCCTTGATCAACAGAACTCTGTGGACGAATGCAACAACTTTGGCATTGTATGCAATGACCGTGGGAGTATTATTATACTCGATCTCAAAGCTGAGAGACTCACTGGTCGAATACCTGAAGAGATCGGTCTTCTGAAGGAGTTGACTGTTCTTGATTTGTCAAGgaactttttggaaggcCCTATCCCAGGAAATGCAGTAGGGAAGCTGACCAAATTAGGTAAATCGATTGGATGCGCCTTTTGTTTTGATTGAAGAATAGAGCACTAACCCTTTGATGAAATGGTGTGAGGAAGAAAAACTGTCGCTCGAGTACAATGAGCTAGGTTCCTCCTTACCCTCCGAAATTGGTCACTTGACGGAGCTTACTTCCTTAGCTGTCAACTTTAACTATTTGACTGGGACTCTTCCTTCGGAATATATTCGCCTACCTAAACTTGCAGCGTTTAACTCCAACGGTAACATCGGACTCACTGGCCCCTTCCAAGAACATTTGATAGCATGGACAAATTTGCAAGAGTTTTTCATACCTGGAACTCGCTTTACAGGATCCATTCCTGATGAAATTGGCGAGCTCAGTGACTTGCGGAGACTGAGTTTCGATGACACAATTTTGGGGGGTACCGTCCCCAGTTCGCTCAGAAAATTGACAAATCTTGAGACGCTGTTTCTAGGAAGTCTTTCGATGTCTATGAACATGACTTCCATCATCGGCAATTTGTCATCTTTAAGTAAGTCGACAGTAAATGCTTCTTACAAAGACTAGCTGACATCTGATTGTATTTTCCTATCTTATCTTATATTCACAGTGGAACTCTCAATTCGTGACTTAACAATACAAGGAAACGTTCCAACAAGAATTGGTGCTCTCTCCAATCTTGAGTTTGCGCAGATCACTGGTGCTGCCCTGACAGGAACGC encodes:
- a CDS encoding predicted protein; the protein is GIVCNDRGSIIILDLKAERLTGRIPEEIGLLKELTVLDLSRNFLEGPIPGNAVGKLTKLEKLSLEYNELGSSLPSEIGHLTELTSLAVNFNYLTGTLPSEYIRLPKLAAFNSNGNIGLTGPFQEHLIAWTNLQEFFIPGTRFTGSIPDEIGELSDLRRLSFDDTILGGTVPSSLRKLTNLETLFLGSLSMSMNMTSIIGNLSSLKTLQITRNNFSGIIPQSY